From the Carya illinoinensis cultivar Pawnee chromosome 4, C.illinoinensisPawnee_v1, whole genome shotgun sequence genome, one window contains:
- the LOC122307762 gene encoding ABC transporter B family member 15-like isoform X2: MGKEKGSVVVQKRKGSIRSIFMHADGVDLWLMALGILGSVGDGFSTPLVLFISSRLMNNIGVASVSLTQNFLCNFNRNAVALVYLACGSFVACFLEGYCWTRTGERQATRMRARYLKAVLRQDVGYFDLHVTSTSEVIQSVSNDSLVIQDVIGEKVPNLLTNAFMFVGSYIAAFLLLWRLAIVGFPFIVLLVIPGLMYGRTLMGLARNMREEYNHAGMTAEQAISSIRTVYAFVGESKAIAAFSAALQGSVELGLRQGLAKGLAIGSNGVVFAIWSFMSYYGSRLVMYHGAEGGTIFVVGAAIAVGGLALGAALSNLKYFSEAMSAGERIMEVIKRVPKIDSDNMDGQILERVSGNVEFRNVEFAYPSRPESIILRDFCLEIPAGKTVALVGGSGSGKSTVIALLQRFYDPLEGAIFLDGIAIDKLQLKWLRSQMGLVSQEPALFATTIKENILFGMEDAAMEEVVEAAKAANAHNFICQLPQGFDTQAGEGGVQMSGGQKQRIAIARAIIKRPRLLLLDEATSALDSQSERLVQEALDKVAIGRTTIVIAHRLSSVQNADLIAVIQNGRVMETGSHDELIQNKHGFYTSLVHLQQTQKQTDPEEVTRANSSSSISNTDTNNTSSRRLSMLSRSSSTNSVAPTRGALVAGENQVEVTNFPLPSFRRLLALNLPEWKQACLGCLGAILFGAVQPVYAFAMGSMISVYFLKSHDEIKEKTRIYSLCFLGLAVLSLLINIIQHYNFAYMGENLTKRIRERMLSKMLSFEVGWFDQDENSSGAICSRLAKDANVVRSLVGDRMALLLQTFSAVAVACTVGMVISWRLAIVMIAVQPIIIVCFYTRRVLLKSMSSKAMKAQDESSKLAAEAVANLRTVTAFSSQGRILRMLEKAQEGPRRESRRQSWYAGIGLGASQSLTTCTWALDFWYGGRLLSKGQITTESLFETFMVLVSTGRVIADAGSMTSDLAKGSNAVGSIFAVLDRCTEIEPEDPEGYQPEKIMGRVEIRDVDFAYPARPKVMIFKGFSIDIEAGKSTALVGQSGSGKSTVIGLIERFYDPLKGSVKIDGRDIRSFNLRSLRKHIALVSQEPTLFSGTIRENIAYGASNKVEETEIAQAARLANAYDFIAGLKDGFNTLCGNRGVQLSGGQKQRIAIARAILRNPSMLLLDEATSALDSQSEKVVQDALECVMAGRTSVVVAHRLSTIQICDMIAVLDKGRVVERGTHSSLLAKGLGGAYYSLVNLQRTPINSSHPSN; encoded by the exons ATGGGAAAGGAAAAAGGCAGTGTGGTCGTACAGAAGAGGAAGGGTTCTATACGATCCATATTCATGCATGCAGATGGCGTAGACTTGTGGTTGATGGCTCTTGGGATCCTCGGATCCGTTGGGGACGGGTTCTCTACGCCGCTGGTGTTGTTTATCAGTAGCCGGTTGATGAACAATATCGGCGTTGCCTCAGTTTCTTTAACACAGAATTTTCTGTGTAACTTCAAtagg AACGCAGTGGCTCTTGTGTACTTGGCCTGTGGATCATTTGTAGCTTGCTTCCTAG AGGGGTATTGTTGGACCAGAACAGGCGAGAGACAAGCCACAAGGATGAGAGCTAGATATTTGAAGGCAGTGTTGCGGCAAGATGTGGGTTACTTTGATTTGCATGTGACAAGCACATCCGAGGTCATCCAAAGTGTCTCAAATGACAGCCTCGTAATTCAAGATGTTATAGGCGAAAAG GTCCCAAATTTGTTGACGAATGCTTTTATGTTCGTTGGAAGCTATATAGCAGCGTTCTTATTGCTATGGAGACTAGCTATCGTGGGGTTCCCATTTATTGTGCTTTTGGTAATACCTGGTTTGATGTACGGGAGGACTCTGATGGGACTGGCGAGGAATATGAGGGAAGAGTATAATCATGCAGGTATGACAGCAGAGCAGGCAATATCTTCTATCAGAACCGTTTATGCGTTTGTGGGGGAGAGCAAGGCAATTGCAGCGTTCTCTGCAGCTTTACAGGGGTCGGTGGAGTTGGGTTTAAGGCAGGGGTTGGCTAAAGGCTTGGCCATCGGAAGCAACGGCGTTGTCTTTGCCATTTGGTCTTTCATGTCTTACTACGGTAGTAGACTTGTCATGTACCATGGCGCTGAGGGTGGGACTATTTTCGTTGTTGGAGCCGCCATTGCCGTTGGTGGATT AGCGTTAGGTGCTGCTTTATCCAACTTGAAGTACTTCTCTGAAGCAATGTCAGCGGGAGAACGTATTATGGAAGTGATAAAAAGAGTCCCCAAGATTGACTCCGACAACATGGACGGCCAGATTTTAGAGAGAGTCTCAGGCAACGTTGAATTTAGAAACGTGGAATTCGCATACCCATCAAGACCGGAGAGCATTATCCTCAGAGATTTCTGCCTAGAGATTCCAGCAGGAAAGACTGTAGCTTTGGTGGGTGGGAGTGGCTCGGGAAAATCCACTGTGATAGCACTGTTGCAGAGGTTTTATGACCCACTCGAGGGAGCGATATTTCTTGATGGGATTGCCATTGATAAGTTGCAGCTCAAGTGGCTAAGGTCGCAGATGGGTTTGGTGAGCCAAGAGCCTGCACTTTTTGCGACCACCATTAAGGAGAACATACTTTTCGGTATGGAGGATGCTGCCATGGAAGAAGTTGTCGAGGCTGCCAAAGCTGCTAACgctcataattttatatgtcaGCTCCCTCAGGGATTTGATACCCAG GCCGGCGAGGGAGGTGTTCAGATGTCAGGAGGACAGAAGCAGAGGATTGCAATTGCGCGAGCAATAATCAAGAGACCAAGACTCCTCCTCCTAGATGAGGCAACAAGTGCGTTAGACTCGCAGTCCGAACGACTTGTCCAAGAAGCCCTAGACAAGGTTGCCATTGGCCGCACCACCATCGTAATTGCTCACCGCTTGTCCAGCGTTCAAAATGCCGATCTGATTGCTGTTATTCAAAACGGTCGAGTCATGGAGACAGGGTCACACGACGAGTTGATCCAAAACAAACACGGGTTTTACACTTCCCTTGTACATCTTCAACAGACCCAGAAACAGACAGACCCAGAAGAAGTCACTCGTGCCAATTCATCATCTTCTATATCAAACACAGACACCAACAACACGAGCAGCCGGAGGCTTTCCATGTTGAGCAGGTCAAGTTCTACCAACTCGGTAGCACCGACCCGCGGGGCCTTAGTTGCTGGAGAAAATCAGGTAGAAGTTACAAATTTTCCACTGCCATCGTTTCGAAGGTTGTTAGCTTTGAATCTTCCGGAGTGGAAGCAAGCATGCTTGGGGTGTTTGGGTGCTATACTGTTTGGTGCTGTTCAACCGGTGTATGCGTTCGCAATGGGGTCCATGATCTCggtgtattttttgaaaagcCATGATGAGATTAAGGAAAAGACAAGAATTTACTCACTTTGTTTTCTTGGGTTGGCTGTGTTGTCactgttgattaatatcatTCAGCATTATAATTTCGCGTACATGGGAGAGAACTTGACGAAGAGGATTAGAGAGAGGATGCTTTCCAAGATGctttcttttgaagttggttGGTTTGatcaagatgagaattctagtGGTGCCATTTGCTCTAGACTCGCCAAAGATGCTAATGTG GTGAGGTCTTTAGTGGGTGACAGAATGGCCCTTCTGTTACAGACCTTCTCGGCTGTAGCTGTGGCCTGCACAGTGGGCATGGTCATTTCATGGAGGCTTGCCATTGTCATGATTGCGGTCCAGCCGATCATCATAGTCTGCTTCTACACTAGACGTGTCCTACTCAAAAGCATGTCCAGCAAGGCCATGAAAGCCCAAGATGAAAGTAGCAAGCTTGCTGCTGAAGCAGTTGCCAATCTCCGTACTGTCACCGCCTTCTCTTCGCAAGGTCGAATCCTACGAATGCTTGAAAAGGCCCAAGAAGGACCCCGACGAGAGAGCAGGAGACAGTCATGGTATGCGGGTATTGGGCTTGGTGCTTCTCAAAGCCTCACAACTTGCACTTGGGCTTTAGACTTTTGGTACGGCGGCAGACTTCTCTCCAAGGGTCAGATCACAACTGAATCTCTTTTTGAGACCTTCATGGTATTGGTAAGCACGGGCCGCGTCATTGCTGATGCAGGTAGCATGACCTCTGACCTTGCTAAGGGCTCAAATGCTGTTGGGTCAATCTTTGCAGTTTTAGATCGATGCACGGAAATTGAGCCTGAAGATCCAGAAGGTTACCAACCTGAGAAGATAATGGGCAGAGTGGAAATTCGAGATGTGGATTTTGCATACCCAGCTAGGCCGAAAGTGATGATCTTCAAAGGCTTCTCGATCGACATCGAAGCTGGGAAATCAACAGCTTTGGTAGGACAAAGTGGGTCCGGAAAATCAACCGTCATAGGGTTGATTGAGAGATTCTATGACCCATTAAAAGGCTCGGTGAAAATCGATGGTAGAGATATAAGGTCCTTCAATCTTCGATCCTTAAGGAAGCACATTGCCCTTGTTAGCCAAGAGCCAACACTATTTTCTGGAACCATTAGGGAGAACATCGCTTACGGAGCATCTAATAAAGTTGAGGAAACAGAGATTGCACAGGCTGCTAGACTAGCCAACGCTTACGATTTCATTGCAGGCCTAAAGGACGGGTTTAACACCTTGTGCGGCAATAGAGGCGTGCAACTATCTGGGGGGCAAAAGCAACGCATTGCGATAGCCCGTGCCATTCTTAGAAACCCATCCATGCTATTGCTAGACGAGGCAACTAGCGCGCTAGATAGTCAGTCGGAGAAGGTAGTGCAAGACGCATTGGAGTGCGTGATGGCGGGGAGGACCAGTGTGGTGGTAGCGCACAGGTTAAGCACCATACAAATCTGTGATATGATTGCTGTGTTGGATAAAGGGAGGGTGGTGGAGAGGGGGACCCATTCATCTTTGCTAGCAAAGGGCCTTGGTGGAGCGTACTACTCACTAGTCAATCTCCAAAGGACACCGATCAATAGTAGCCATCCATCCAACTAG
- the LOC122307762 gene encoding ABC transporter B family member 15-like isoform X1, whose translation MGKEKGSVVVQKRKGSIRSIFMHADGVDLWLMALGILGSVGDGFSTPLVLFISSRLMNNIGVASVSLTQNFLCNFNRNAVALVYLACGSFVACFLGGLHCEGYCWTRTGERQATRMRARYLKAVLRQDVGYFDLHVTSTSEVIQSVSNDSLVIQDVIGEKVPNLLTNAFMFVGSYIAAFLLLWRLAIVGFPFIVLLVIPGLMYGRTLMGLARNMREEYNHAGMTAEQAISSIRTVYAFVGESKAIAAFSAALQGSVELGLRQGLAKGLAIGSNGVVFAIWSFMSYYGSRLVMYHGAEGGTIFVVGAAIAVGGLALGAALSNLKYFSEAMSAGERIMEVIKRVPKIDSDNMDGQILERVSGNVEFRNVEFAYPSRPESIILRDFCLEIPAGKTVALVGGSGSGKSTVIALLQRFYDPLEGAIFLDGIAIDKLQLKWLRSQMGLVSQEPALFATTIKENILFGMEDAAMEEVVEAAKAANAHNFICQLPQGFDTQAGEGGVQMSGGQKQRIAIARAIIKRPRLLLLDEATSALDSQSERLVQEALDKVAIGRTTIVIAHRLSSVQNADLIAVIQNGRVMETGSHDELIQNKHGFYTSLVHLQQTQKQTDPEEVTRANSSSSISNTDTNNTSSRRLSMLSRSSSTNSVAPTRGALVAGENQVEVTNFPLPSFRRLLALNLPEWKQACLGCLGAILFGAVQPVYAFAMGSMISVYFLKSHDEIKEKTRIYSLCFLGLAVLSLLINIIQHYNFAYMGENLTKRIRERMLSKMLSFEVGWFDQDENSSGAICSRLAKDANVVRSLVGDRMALLLQTFSAVAVACTVGMVISWRLAIVMIAVQPIIIVCFYTRRVLLKSMSSKAMKAQDESSKLAAEAVANLRTVTAFSSQGRILRMLEKAQEGPRRESRRQSWYAGIGLGASQSLTTCTWALDFWYGGRLLSKGQITTESLFETFMVLVSTGRVIADAGSMTSDLAKGSNAVGSIFAVLDRCTEIEPEDPEGYQPEKIMGRVEIRDVDFAYPARPKVMIFKGFSIDIEAGKSTALVGQSGSGKSTVIGLIERFYDPLKGSVKIDGRDIRSFNLRSLRKHIALVSQEPTLFSGTIRENIAYGASNKVEETEIAQAARLANAYDFIAGLKDGFNTLCGNRGVQLSGGQKQRIAIARAILRNPSMLLLDEATSALDSQSEKVVQDALECVMAGRTSVVVAHRLSTIQICDMIAVLDKGRVVERGTHSSLLAKGLGGAYYSLVNLQRTPINSSHPSN comes from the exons ATGGGAAAGGAAAAAGGCAGTGTGGTCGTACAGAAGAGGAAGGGTTCTATACGATCCATATTCATGCATGCAGATGGCGTAGACTTGTGGTTGATGGCTCTTGGGATCCTCGGATCCGTTGGGGACGGGTTCTCTACGCCGCTGGTGTTGTTTATCAGTAGCCGGTTGATGAACAATATCGGCGTTGCCTCAGTTTCTTTAACACAGAATTTTCTGTGTAACTTCAAtagg AACGCAGTGGCTCTTGTGTACTTGGCCTGTGGATCATTTGTAGCTTGCTTCCTAGGTGGGTTGCACTGTg AGGGGTATTGTTGGACCAGAACAGGCGAGAGACAAGCCACAAGGATGAGAGCTAGATATTTGAAGGCAGTGTTGCGGCAAGATGTGGGTTACTTTGATTTGCATGTGACAAGCACATCCGAGGTCATCCAAAGTGTCTCAAATGACAGCCTCGTAATTCAAGATGTTATAGGCGAAAAG GTCCCAAATTTGTTGACGAATGCTTTTATGTTCGTTGGAAGCTATATAGCAGCGTTCTTATTGCTATGGAGACTAGCTATCGTGGGGTTCCCATTTATTGTGCTTTTGGTAATACCTGGTTTGATGTACGGGAGGACTCTGATGGGACTGGCGAGGAATATGAGGGAAGAGTATAATCATGCAGGTATGACAGCAGAGCAGGCAATATCTTCTATCAGAACCGTTTATGCGTTTGTGGGGGAGAGCAAGGCAATTGCAGCGTTCTCTGCAGCTTTACAGGGGTCGGTGGAGTTGGGTTTAAGGCAGGGGTTGGCTAAAGGCTTGGCCATCGGAAGCAACGGCGTTGTCTTTGCCATTTGGTCTTTCATGTCTTACTACGGTAGTAGACTTGTCATGTACCATGGCGCTGAGGGTGGGACTATTTTCGTTGTTGGAGCCGCCATTGCCGTTGGTGGATT AGCGTTAGGTGCTGCTTTATCCAACTTGAAGTACTTCTCTGAAGCAATGTCAGCGGGAGAACGTATTATGGAAGTGATAAAAAGAGTCCCCAAGATTGACTCCGACAACATGGACGGCCAGATTTTAGAGAGAGTCTCAGGCAACGTTGAATTTAGAAACGTGGAATTCGCATACCCATCAAGACCGGAGAGCATTATCCTCAGAGATTTCTGCCTAGAGATTCCAGCAGGAAAGACTGTAGCTTTGGTGGGTGGGAGTGGCTCGGGAAAATCCACTGTGATAGCACTGTTGCAGAGGTTTTATGACCCACTCGAGGGAGCGATATTTCTTGATGGGATTGCCATTGATAAGTTGCAGCTCAAGTGGCTAAGGTCGCAGATGGGTTTGGTGAGCCAAGAGCCTGCACTTTTTGCGACCACCATTAAGGAGAACATACTTTTCGGTATGGAGGATGCTGCCATGGAAGAAGTTGTCGAGGCTGCCAAAGCTGCTAACgctcataattttatatgtcaGCTCCCTCAGGGATTTGATACCCAG GCCGGCGAGGGAGGTGTTCAGATGTCAGGAGGACAGAAGCAGAGGATTGCAATTGCGCGAGCAATAATCAAGAGACCAAGACTCCTCCTCCTAGATGAGGCAACAAGTGCGTTAGACTCGCAGTCCGAACGACTTGTCCAAGAAGCCCTAGACAAGGTTGCCATTGGCCGCACCACCATCGTAATTGCTCACCGCTTGTCCAGCGTTCAAAATGCCGATCTGATTGCTGTTATTCAAAACGGTCGAGTCATGGAGACAGGGTCACACGACGAGTTGATCCAAAACAAACACGGGTTTTACACTTCCCTTGTACATCTTCAACAGACCCAGAAACAGACAGACCCAGAAGAAGTCACTCGTGCCAATTCATCATCTTCTATATCAAACACAGACACCAACAACACGAGCAGCCGGAGGCTTTCCATGTTGAGCAGGTCAAGTTCTACCAACTCGGTAGCACCGACCCGCGGGGCCTTAGTTGCTGGAGAAAATCAGGTAGAAGTTACAAATTTTCCACTGCCATCGTTTCGAAGGTTGTTAGCTTTGAATCTTCCGGAGTGGAAGCAAGCATGCTTGGGGTGTTTGGGTGCTATACTGTTTGGTGCTGTTCAACCGGTGTATGCGTTCGCAATGGGGTCCATGATCTCggtgtattttttgaaaagcCATGATGAGATTAAGGAAAAGACAAGAATTTACTCACTTTGTTTTCTTGGGTTGGCTGTGTTGTCactgttgattaatatcatTCAGCATTATAATTTCGCGTACATGGGAGAGAACTTGACGAAGAGGATTAGAGAGAGGATGCTTTCCAAGATGctttcttttgaagttggttGGTTTGatcaagatgagaattctagtGGTGCCATTTGCTCTAGACTCGCCAAAGATGCTAATGTG GTGAGGTCTTTAGTGGGTGACAGAATGGCCCTTCTGTTACAGACCTTCTCGGCTGTAGCTGTGGCCTGCACAGTGGGCATGGTCATTTCATGGAGGCTTGCCATTGTCATGATTGCGGTCCAGCCGATCATCATAGTCTGCTTCTACACTAGACGTGTCCTACTCAAAAGCATGTCCAGCAAGGCCATGAAAGCCCAAGATGAAAGTAGCAAGCTTGCTGCTGAAGCAGTTGCCAATCTCCGTACTGTCACCGCCTTCTCTTCGCAAGGTCGAATCCTACGAATGCTTGAAAAGGCCCAAGAAGGACCCCGACGAGAGAGCAGGAGACAGTCATGGTATGCGGGTATTGGGCTTGGTGCTTCTCAAAGCCTCACAACTTGCACTTGGGCTTTAGACTTTTGGTACGGCGGCAGACTTCTCTCCAAGGGTCAGATCACAACTGAATCTCTTTTTGAGACCTTCATGGTATTGGTAAGCACGGGCCGCGTCATTGCTGATGCAGGTAGCATGACCTCTGACCTTGCTAAGGGCTCAAATGCTGTTGGGTCAATCTTTGCAGTTTTAGATCGATGCACGGAAATTGAGCCTGAAGATCCAGAAGGTTACCAACCTGAGAAGATAATGGGCAGAGTGGAAATTCGAGATGTGGATTTTGCATACCCAGCTAGGCCGAAAGTGATGATCTTCAAAGGCTTCTCGATCGACATCGAAGCTGGGAAATCAACAGCTTTGGTAGGACAAAGTGGGTCCGGAAAATCAACCGTCATAGGGTTGATTGAGAGATTCTATGACCCATTAAAAGGCTCGGTGAAAATCGATGGTAGAGATATAAGGTCCTTCAATCTTCGATCCTTAAGGAAGCACATTGCCCTTGTTAGCCAAGAGCCAACACTATTTTCTGGAACCATTAGGGAGAACATCGCTTACGGAGCATCTAATAAAGTTGAGGAAACAGAGATTGCACAGGCTGCTAGACTAGCCAACGCTTACGATTTCATTGCAGGCCTAAAGGACGGGTTTAACACCTTGTGCGGCAATAGAGGCGTGCAACTATCTGGGGGGCAAAAGCAACGCATTGCGATAGCCCGTGCCATTCTTAGAAACCCATCCATGCTATTGCTAGACGAGGCAACTAGCGCGCTAGATAGTCAGTCGGAGAAGGTAGTGCAAGACGCATTGGAGTGCGTGATGGCGGGGAGGACCAGTGTGGTGGTAGCGCACAGGTTAAGCACCATACAAATCTGTGATATGATTGCTGTGTTGGATAAAGGGAGGGTGGTGGAGAGGGGGACCCATTCATCTTTGCTAGCAAAGGGCCTTGGTGGAGCGTACTACTCACTAGTCAATCTCCAAAGGACACCGATCAATAGTAGCCATCCATCCAACTAG